GGCCGCCCACCGCGCGGGAGATGTTTGGCGCTGTAGGCAAGGTGGCCCGCAAACTGTTGCGACCGTCGTCGTTCCCGCTGTTCTGCTATCTCTTTTGGGTTTTGCCCATCACCGGGTTCGGTTTCACGTCGGTGCTGATTCAGGGCATCGCCATACCGCCTTTCATCTCTGGGGAACTGTACAAGAGCGTTGCCTCGGGAGTGCTCCTGGTGCTGTTCCTGCTGGTGCTGGGCTTCATCAACGTCCGCCTGGCGCTCATGGTTCCGGTATTTGCCCTCACTGATGCAACGGGTGGGCAGGCAGGCCGGGCGAGCTGGCGTCTGGTGCGGGGGCCGGGCGAACTGGTTCTGGTGGTTTCCGTCGCCACGGTGCTATTGGGCGCCAGCGTGGCCAGCGCCTTACTGATGGGAATGGCACTCATTCCGACGGCGGTCAGTGACGCCATTGCCCCGGCTGCGTCACCGGTGGTGGCCGCGTACAGCCTTGGTGCGGCGCAGCTGGTGGGGCTGCTGCTCACCGGCCTGGTGACTGCCATGGTCTCGGCGGTGCTCGTTGTGGCATTGCGCCGAAGCCAGGGAAAGCTGCCCGCAGGTCTGGAGCTGCATGCCATCTCCAACCCCGGACCTGCCGCGGCCGGAGGGTCTGAAAACTCGGGGCAGCGACGGCGCGGGCCCCGGATTTTGCTGGCGGCGGTCTCGGCAGGACTCGCACTGGTGTTGGGCACGGCCGCACTGGACACCATGGACCAGCTGGCGAAACACCCGGACACCTTGGTGCTGGCCCATCGCGGCTTCTCCGACGGCGGGGCTGAAAACACGGTTGGCGGGCTGGAGGCGGCTTCCAAGGCAGGCGCAGACCTGGTGGAAATTGATGTGATGCAGAGTCGGGACAACGAATACGTGGTCATGCATGACGTGAACCTCAAGCGTCTGACCGGGCAGAACGTGGAGGTCAAGGATCTCAGCATCGCTGAACTGACCGTGTTGCAGGTCCGCGACTTGGCTGGCCATGAGGGCAGCATCCCGACTTTGTCGCAGTACATCAACCGTGCCCGGGAACTGGAGATGCCGCTGCTGATTGAGATCAAGCTCAGCGGAGCAGAGCCGGCAAACCATGTGGACCAGCTCGTAGCGGCACTGGAAGCCTTGGACGCCCTTGACACCAACATTTACCATTCCTTGGACAAGCCCAGCGTCGAACGACTCAAGCGGCTTCGTCCCGATTTGTCGGTGGGGTACATCATGGCTTTCGCTGCGGTGGATGTGCCGGATACTGTGGCGGACTTCATCGTTGTCGAGGAGTGGACCGCAACCCCTGCCATGCAGCACGCCGCCAACCGAGCCGGTCTCGGGTTCATGGTCTGGACCGCCAACGACGAAGAGCGGCAGCAGGAATACTTGCGCCGCGACGTGGACGGGATCATCACCGACCGTCCCGACACGGCCCTGTCTTCCCGCTCGTCCATGCACGGGGAGAGTGGTTTGGCGCCTGTGCTGCTGGACGCCCTGAAACGGTTCGTGGTGGTTTTTTAGCTGCCATGTCAGCAGCCCGAGTATCAGCGCTTGTAGTTCACGGAACCCAGGGAGATGGGCGAGGCGTTCGTGGCAACTCAGTCCACTGCCAGCTCGCCAAGGCGATATAGCTGCTCAGATTCGCCGCTGCCAGAGCGGAGCACACGTTCAAGTGAGGCAACTTCGCCGAGCTCCCCCTCATCCAGCGAGTCTCCCTGTTCCAGGTGGCTCCCACCAGCACCGAGCGTGGAACGGAAGTCGCGGTCCCAGTTGACGCCACCATTGCCCAAAATCTTGTTGGATAGTCTGCCGGTCACCCGAATGGCCTCACCCTGCACCGTCTGTGCCGCCCCAACCGAGGGTACGGGCAAGTCCCACAGAGCCTGTCGGCGTGTCTGCCACGATCCGTCGGGCACATTGATCGCAGATGTGCCGTCGTGGAACACGCGCTGCCCGACGGGTGCAGCCCCCATGAGTCGGTAAAGCCCACGGAGGCTGGTCGCGATTTCTTCGAAGCAGTCGGGGTTGCAGGACTCCCTTGAACGACTCCCTGTGGAACTCGTAGTCATTTCCACTCCGTTCGACTTCGCTCCGCATTTCCGGGGTGATTACTTCGCCGTGCGCCAGCAGCACATGGGCGATCCGGGTGGTTTCAGTAATGGAGCTGTTGCCTGTTCGGGCGAGCCCGTGCAGCAGGACAGTCTTGCCTGCGCGGTCCACGACGGTGGTTGAAGCCCCACGCTCGAGCATCACTTCCGTGGCCTGGACTCTTTGGCCGCCTCCGGCAGCCTGACGTGGGGTCTGACCATGGCTGTTGGGGGCATCGAGACCCGGTGCCGCAAGCCATACGATGAGTTCATCAGGGCAGTCCCGGAAGCCAATGGAGGTCACCTTGTTGTAACTGCCTCGTGCATCGGGCTCGCATTTCTCAAACAGGCCTGCAGCTCGCTGAACGAAGCCGATTCCAGCATCTCATTTAGATCTTTGGGATGTGCCTTACGTTGGCGCGCCACTATCGTTGTCAGCGCATGCGCTGGCACCGCGGGCAATAATGCGAGGAGCGGTTCATGAACATGTCGCGGCGGATCGTCGTGGACAGCCCAAGGTCAGCGCACCGGTAACACGGTTCGCCCTCTCGGCCGTAGGCATTCAAGGATCGGGCAAAGTAGCCGGAGGCGCCGTTGACGTTGACGTAGAGCGAATCGAAGCTGGTGCCTCCGGCATCCAGTGCGCGGGACATGACATCTCGGGCGGCTTGGATGATCCGCTCGGTGTCAGGGCGGCGCATGGTCTGGGTGGGCCGGGCATAATGCATCTTGGCCGCCCATAGTGCCTCATCGGCGTAGATGTTGCCGATCCCGGAGACGAGGCCTTGATCCAGCAGTGCACGCTTCAGGCCTGTCTTGCGGGAGCGCAACTTTTGATGGAGCGCCTCGATGTCAAAGTAGGGGTCCAGCGGGTCTCTGCCAATGTGGGCGGCTTCCTCGGGGATCAGCGCCCATTCGGAGCCGTCGCCGCCCGGCATCCGGTCAGTGGTCGGCACAAGCGACGTGACGAAAAGGCCGCCAAATATGCGCTGGTCAATGAAGCGCAGCTCCTCAGGCGCGTCGTCGCGCGGAGAAAAGGAGAGCAAAACTTTCAGATGCTTCTCGTGCGGCTGCTCCGGCGATTCCACCAGCAGTTGCCCGCTCATGCCAAGGTGCGCCACAAGGGCGGTGTGCGGTTCCTCAGCAGAATCAGGGGCATCCGTCAGCGGCAGCCACAGGAACTTCCCGCGCCGCACAACATCCAATACGGTCGCGCCGATGAGATTGCCGCGAAAATCCTCAACGCCCAGGGAATGCCGGCGGATGGACCGCGGATCCGGCACGGACACGGAGGTGATGCGACGTCCGCCGATCCACCGTTCCAGTCCCCGGCGGACCACCTCAACCTCAGGCAGTTCCGGCATTATTCGGACGCGGAAGTAGCGGCAGGCGCCCCGGACGCGGTGGAGGGTGCGCCGTCGGACGCAGAAGCAGTGGAGGCGGACGACGCAAAAGCAGGAGAGCCAGGCGCAAAGCGTTTCTCCAGCACAATCCAGCCTTCGGCGGCGGCGGCACGCTCGGCTTCCTTCTTGGACGGGCCGGTGCCGGCGCCATACGCAACGCCGCCGATCAGCAGCTGCGCAGCGAAGGTGCGGTCGTGATCGGGGCCGGTGCCGGTGATGTCGTAGACGATGGCGCCGAGGTGGCGGGCGGCGGCGATTTCCTGGATGTTTGTTTTCCAGTCGGTTCCGGCGCCGAGCACGGCGGCATCGGCGAGCAGCGGACCAACCAGGCGCATGACGAGCTCGCGGGCGGCTTCGATGCCGTGCGAGATGTAGGTGGCGCCGAAGAGGGATTCCATGGTGTCGGCCAGGATGGAGTCTTTGTTGCGGCCCTTAGTCAGGCGCTCGCCCTGTCCGAGATAAATGAATTCGCCTACGCCCAGCGAGCGGGCGATCGAGGCAAGGGCGCGGGTGGAGACCACGGAGGAACGGCGCTTGGCCAGCTCGCCCTCGGGAAGGGAGGGGTTGTCGCGGTAGAGGGCGTCAGTGACGGAGAAGCCCAGGATGGAGTCGCCCAGGAATTCGAGGCGCTCGTTGGTGGGGATGCCGCCGTTTTCATACGCATAAGAACGGTGCGTCAGGGCAAGACGAAGCGTCCCGGCATCAATACTGACACCGAGACGCTTCAACAGCAGTTTGTGTCCGTCCGTGAGCTCCGGTGATGGAAGTTCTACGGACATGGCACTCCTGCTAAATATTAAACAAATCGAACGGACCGGATGGCCGCACGGACGTCTTTAGACGTCTTTAGACGTCGGCAACCTTACGGCCCTTGTATTCCAAGAACAGTGCGGTACCGGCTGAGTCGGTGACGACCTTTGCCTGGTGCGGCAGGCTGTAAACAACCTCGCCGTTTTCGATGGACTTGACCAGAGCAGGCGCGGTGGCCTTCCACTGGGAACGGCGTGCGCGCGTATTGGCACGGGACATCTTCCGCTTGGGAACAGCCACGGCAAACTCTTTTCTCTCGATAACTCACGGACTCATGTCCGAAAGTAAAACTTTTTTGCTAGTTTTCTTCGCCGGTAAAGCCCTGAAGGGCAGCCCATCGAGGATCAACGACCTCGTGATGGTGCCCCGGCTCATCTGCAAGGTGTATTCCACATTCGGAACACAGACCCTCACAGTCTTCCCGGCACACCGGCTGGAACGGCAGGGCGGTTACCACTGCGTCCCGCAACACCGGTTCAAGATCGATAGAATCGTGCTCGATCCAACGTTGCTCATCTTCACCTTCAGCGAGGATATCCGCGGACGGCTCCTCGTAGAAGAAAAGTTCCTGCACATCAACTTCAAGTTCATCCTCGAAGTTCTCCAGGCAGCGGGAGCATTGGCCTGTCACATCGACAAGCACATTGCCCGACACCAGAATTCCTTCATGGACGGCCTCAAAACGGAGTTCCAGATCCAAAATGGATCCAGGCGTCACCTTGATGAGCGGGGTGCCAAAATCTTCCGGCACAGGCACATGTTCGTTGAATGTCCACATGCTGCCCGGGCTTCGCCCAAGCTCCCTGACACCAACGGTGAGGGGCGTGCCATGGTTGGACTTGTTGCCCAACGTGGTTTCGCTAATGAGAACTCCTGTAAAAACATATGACCGACGCACCATCTTAGCCCGAAAGCTCACGGGCATCAAAACGAGGCGTACCAGAGGCCAATTGGCCTTATCCAGTCTACGACAGCTGCGGCCGTTGCGACGACCCGCCATGCGTGATGTAACTCTCAGAGGTGCCCTTGTTTTAATTCCGCCGCCTGCGCGCGTGAAGCACGACGCCGGATGGCCGGGTTTTCCTGGTTTCGCCGGCCCGGGTCGTGCACCGGTCCGGGACGGCGTGTACTTGTCGCTGTGGGCGGTTCTGCGTGTGCCGGGCGGCCACCCATCCGGGTTCGGATGTTTCCTGATTATGCCCATACAGTTGTGTGGCTCTTTGGGCCGCTGCCTACGCCGATGCTTGTCTTTCTCCCTCACTTGCCACAGACATGGCGTCGTGGGAGGCGTTTTACGACGCATCGTTGACGGCCGGGCTGGAGTGGCAGTCCCCGCAGCTTGCGGCAGAATTCACCGTAACTGGAGATCGGCTTGCTCAGCGTCTGGCGGATGAGCTGGGGAGTGGGTTTGCCGTTGAGTTCCACTCTTACGAGCCCGGGGCCACCCGAACGCTGTTCAGTTCCGGCTCACCGGCCACGAATGCTGCCGCGGCGGCTGCGCTGCTGGGCCTTGTCCGGGCGGAAGAGGAACTGCAAGCGCGGCTTCGCTCCGACACGGCACCCGGCGGGAGCTGGTCTGCCTATGCTCCGTTGCCGGGGACTGTTTTTGGGTCCGGTTCCGGTTCAGCGCCCGGTTCCGGGTCTCAGGTTGGATATTGAGTCAGCAGGATGTGCATCGTTGGGCT
This genomic interval from Arthrobacter sp. PAMC 25486 contains the following:
- a CDS encoding glycerophosphoryl diester phosphodiesterase membrane domain-containing protein, whose amino-acid sequence is MSTPRPRFWSYIREYLSGALDLIRQGGAHLLVLVLAMQLVVLVVVLPILRWLFKEALRANGMHGLDLGGMTTVAGLPLTLGLVALLCALAFWLLCLQFAILVVFLSRLNGQGPPTAREMFGAVGKVARKLLRPSSFPLFCYLFWVLPITGFGFTSVLIQGIAIPPFISGELYKSVASGVLLVLFLLVLGFINVRLALMVPVFALTDATGGQAGRASWRLVRGPGELVLVVSVATVLLGASVASALLMGMALIPTAVSDAIAPAASPVVAAYSLGAAQLVGLLLTGLVTAMVSAVLVVALRRSQGKLPAGLELHAISNPGPAAAGGSENSGQRRRGPRILLAAVSAGLALVLGTAALDTMDQLAKHPDTLVLAHRGFSDGGAENTVGGLEAASKAGADLVEIDVMQSRDNEYVVMHDVNLKRLTGQNVEVKDLSIAELTVLQVRDLAGHEGSIPTLSQYINRARELEMPLLIEIKLSGAEPANHVDQLVAALEALDALDTNIYHSLDKPSVERLKRLRPDLSVGYIMAFAAVDVPDTVADFIVVEEWTATPAMQHAANRAGLGFMVWTANDEERQQEYLRRDVDGIITDRPDTALSSRSSMHGESGLAPVLLDALKRFVVVF
- the mutM gene encoding bifunctional DNA-formamidopyrimidine glycosylase/DNA-(apurinic or apyrimidinic site) lyase; translated protein: MPELPEVEVVRRGLERWIGGRRITSVSVPDPRSIRRHSLGVEDFRGNLIGATVLDVVRRGKFLWLPLTDAPDSAEEPHTALVAHLGMSGQLLVESPEQPHEKHLKVLLSFSPRDDAPEELRFIDQRIFGGLFVTSLVPTTDRMPGGDGSEWALIPEEAAHIGRDPLDPYFDIEALHQKLRSRKTGLKRALLDQGLVSGIGNIYADEALWAAKMHYARPTQTMRRPDTERIIQAARDVMSRALDAGGTSFDSLYVNVNGASGYFARSLNAYGREGEPCYRCADLGLSTTIRRDMFMNRSSHYCPRCQRMR
- the rnc gene encoding ribonuclease III produces the protein MSVELPSPELTDGHKLLLKRLGVSIDAGTLRLALTHRSYAYENGGIPTNERLEFLGDSILGFSVTDALYRDNPSLPEGELAKRRSSVVSTRALASIARSLGVGEFIYLGQGERLTKGRNKDSILADTMESLFGATYISHGIEAARELVMRLVGPLLADAAVLGAGTDWKTNIQEIAAARHLGAIVYDITGTGPDHDRTFAAQLLIGGVAYGAGTGPSKKEAERAAAAEGWIVLEKRFAPGSPAFASSASTASASDGAPSTASGAPAATSASE
- the rpmF gene encoding 50S ribosomal protein L32, which translates into the protein MAVPKRKMSRANTRARRSQWKATAPALVKSIENGEVVYSLPHQAKVVTDSAGTALFLEYKGRKVADV
- a CDS encoding DUF177 domain-containing protein; translation: MAGRRNGRSCRRLDKANWPLVRLVLMPVSFRAKMVRRSYVFTGVLISETTLGNKSNHGTPLTVGVRELGRSPGSMWTFNEHVPVPEDFGTPLIKVTPGSILDLELRFEAVHEGILVSGNVLVDVTGQCSRCLENFEDELEVDVQELFFYEEPSADILAEGEDEQRWIEHDSIDLEPVLRDAVVTALPFQPVCREDCEGLCSECGIHLADEPGHHHEVVDPRWAALQGFTGEEN